One region of Aurantimonas sp. HBX-1 genomic DNA includes:
- a CDS encoding GGDEF domain-containing protein: MNIQEHTAPVDAPNAHRRARRDAPGAAIMAEVERLLGGRTRDIRLKGEIRRLFLERTWPQTAKVIRSWMKWVLLLAVVTSVVSVVTLPQAVSARMLLPGALLPPAAIAVWFAWRKPRAFWLQGVSLIGGMFLMLLSIALVGASAGGEFYERHLNIMLFVAITSIIIFAVPMLWTIAIAVLALGLYVVFQFQNPGVDIWSAVDGALFFVSGIIATVVARRTMTILAQKAFLLELRDRKLVADLAEANHQLEQLARTDPLTGAANRRWMKEILDDLWARGSAAPSGAALLMCDLDDFKNLNDHLGHAEGDRCLVEVAKVIQGCLRQDQDQMARYGGEEFLVVLPATGERHALEVAERIREAVEAAALCNPTSRVSPSVTLSIGVAVRRPGAADVSPEQLQRRADEALYLAKQAGRNRVVLHRPEGTEHRTTRCEIGVAPGEIRAS, encoded by the coding sequence ATGAACATTCAGGAGCATACTGCCCCGGTCGACGCGCCGAACGCGCATCGTCGTGCGCGTCGGGACGCGCCGGGTGCCGCGATCATGGCCGAGGTCGAGCGGCTGCTCGGCGGAAGGACCCGCGACATCCGCCTGAAGGGCGAGATCCGCCGCCTGTTCCTCGAGCGCACCTGGCCGCAGACGGCGAAGGTCATCCGTTCCTGGATGAAATGGGTGTTGCTTCTGGCCGTCGTGACCTCCGTCGTCAGCGTGGTGACGCTGCCGCAGGCGGTGTCCGCCAGGATGCTGCTGCCCGGCGCCCTGCTCCCGCCGGCGGCGATCGCGGTGTGGTTTGCCTGGCGGAAACCGCGGGCGTTCTGGCTGCAGGGTGTCTCGCTGATCGGCGGCATGTTCCTCATGCTCCTTTCCATCGCGCTGGTCGGCGCCAGTGCGGGAGGCGAGTTCTACGAACGCCATCTCAACATCATGCTGTTCGTGGCGATCACCAGCATCATCATCTTCGCCGTCCCGATGTTGTGGACCATCGCGATCGCCGTGCTGGCCCTCGGGCTCTACGTCGTGTTCCAGTTCCAGAATCCGGGCGTCGACATCTGGAGCGCGGTGGACGGGGCGCTGTTCTTCGTCAGCGGCATCATCGCCACGGTGGTGGCGCGGCGCACGATGACGATCCTGGCGCAGAAGGCCTTCCTGCTGGAACTGCGCGACAGGAAGCTCGTCGCCGATCTGGCCGAAGCCAATCACCAGCTCGAGCAGCTGGCGCGCACCGACCCGCTCACCGGGGCCGCGAACCGGCGCTGGATGAAGGAAATCCTCGACGACCTCTGGGCGCGCGGCAGCGCCGCCCCCTCCGGCGCCGCCCTGCTGATGTGCGATCTCGACGACTTCAAGAACCTCAACGACCATCTCGGCCACGCCGAGGGGGACCGCTGTCTGGTCGAGGTGGCAAAGGTCATCCAGGGCTGCCTGCGGCAGGATCAGGACCAGATGGCCCGCTACGGCGGCGAGGAGTTCCTCGTGGTCCTGCCCGCGACCGGCGAGCGGCATGCACTCGAGGTGGCCGAGCGCATTCGCGAGGCCGTCGAGGCGGCGGCACTGTGCAACCCGACGTCCCGCGTCTCGCCATCGGTCACGCTCAGCATCGGCGTTGCGGTGCGGCGACCGGGCGCCGCCGACGTCTCGCCGGAACAGCTGCAGCGCCGGGCCGACGAGGCGCTGTACCTGGCCAAGCAGGCGGGGCGCAACCGGGTCGTGCTGCATCGGCCAGAGGGCACCGAACACCGGACGACGCGGTGCGAAATTGGCGTTGCGCCCGGCGAAATCCGCGCCTCCTGA
- a CDS encoding ABC transporter permease, translated as MLRMIAWRLAGLLATLLAVSVVVFLVMDVLPGDPAAIMLGTSARPDTLAALRLELGLDQPLPLRFAAWIGGALTGDFGTSRTYGVPVAGLILDRLAVTLPLALMAITLSVVLALPLGILAASRRGSFWDVAATGVAQAGVAMPNFWVGLLLILVFASTLGIMPSGGFPGWDAGIGPALAALTLPAVALALPQAAVLTRVTRSAVLDVLHEDFVRTARAKGLTKRAALWRHAVPNALLPVVTVIGLQFTFLIAGAVLVENVFGLPGLGSLAVQALQQRDLIVMQDVVLLLATLVIVVNFLVDLSYLVLDPRLRASA; from the coding sequence ATGCTGCGGATGATCGCCTGGCGGCTCGCCGGCCTGCTCGCCACGCTGCTGGCGGTATCGGTCGTCGTGTTCCTGGTCATGGACGTGCTGCCGGGCGATCCGGCGGCGATCATGCTCGGCACCTCGGCGCGGCCCGACACGCTGGCGGCGCTGCGCCTCGAGCTCGGCCTCGACCAGCCGTTGCCGCTGCGCTTCGCCGCCTGGATCGGCGGCGCGCTGACCGGCGATTTCGGGACCTCCCGCACCTATGGCGTGCCCGTGGCCGGCCTGATCCTCGACCGGCTGGCGGTGACGCTGCCGCTGGCGCTGATGGCGATCACCCTGTCGGTCGTCCTCGCCCTGCCACTCGGCATCCTGGCGGCGTCGCGGCGCGGCAGCTTCTGGGACGTCGCGGCCACCGGCGTCGCCCAGGCGGGTGTGGCGATGCCGAATTTCTGGGTCGGGCTCCTGCTCATCCTGGTCTTCGCCTCGACGCTCGGGATCATGCCGTCTGGCGGCTTTCCCGGCTGGGACGCCGGCATCGGGCCTGCCCTCGCCGCGCTCACCCTGCCGGCCGTCGCCCTGGCGCTGCCGCAGGCCGCCGTGCTGACCCGCGTCACCCGGTCGGCGGTGCTCGACGTGCTGCACGAGGACTTCGTGCGGACCGCCCGCGCCAAGGGGCTGACGAAGCGGGCGGCGCTCTGGCGCCACGCGGTGCCGAACGCGCTGCTGCCGGTGGTGACGGTGATCGGCCTGCAGTTCACCTTCCTGATCGCCGGCGCGGTGCTGGTCGAGAACGTCTTCGGCCTGCCCGGCCTCGGTAGCCTCGCCGTCCAGGCGCTGCAGCAGCGCGACCTGATTGTCATGCAGGACGTGGTGCTGCTGCTGGCCACGCTGGTGATCGTCGTGAACTTCCTCGTCGACCTCTCCTATCTCGTCCTCGATCCGCGGCTGAGGGCGTCGGCATGA
- a CDS encoding ABC transporter ATP-binding protein, translating to MSPLLQVEGLGVSLARTDGTRLPILEDVGFDLASGETLGVVGESGSGKSLLALALIGLLPGSAMVTGSIRFDGRDLVTASEAELCAIHGRRIAMIFQEPMTALNPAMRIGDQIAEALRLDGMAPTAARAGALALLDRVRIADAANRIDAFPHELSGGQRQRVVIAIALARAPSLLIADEPTTALDVTVQREVLDILGELVAEAGMALILVSHDLGVIARTVARTLVLYAGTRFEEAPTAALLARPANPYTRGLIGAMPRRRTNASGGRQRLTVIPGTVPAFGALPPGCRFANRCPDHIPACDAGEPAWRPIGPDRAVRCIRATGEGIDG from the coding sequence ATGAGCCCGCTGCTGCAGGTTGAGGGCCTCGGCGTCTCGCTCGCCCGGACGGACGGCACGCGACTGCCGATCCTCGAGGATGTCGGCTTCGACCTCGCGAGCGGCGAGACGCTCGGCGTCGTCGGCGAATCCGGCTCCGGCAAGTCGCTGCTGGCGCTGGCGCTGATCGGGCTGCTGCCCGGTTCCGCCATGGTCACCGGCAGCATCCGCTTCGACGGACGCGACCTCGTCACCGCAAGCGAGGCCGAGCTCTGCGCGATCCACGGCCGGCGGATCGCGATGATCTTCCAGGAGCCGATGACGGCGCTCAACCCGGCGATGCGGATCGGCGACCAGATCGCCGAGGCGCTGCGGCTCGACGGGATGGCGCCGACGGCAGCCCGCGCGGGAGCGCTGGCGCTGCTCGACAGGGTCCGCATCGCCGACGCCGCGAACCGCATCGACGCGTTTCCGCATGAACTCTCCGGTGGCCAGCGCCAGCGCGTGGTCATCGCCATCGCGCTGGCGCGCGCACCGTCGCTGCTGATCGCCGACGAGCCGACCACCGCGCTCGACGTGACGGTGCAGCGGGAGGTGCTCGACATTCTCGGCGAGCTGGTCGCCGAAGCGGGGATGGCGCTGATCCTCGTCAGCCACGATCTCGGGGTGATCGCGCGGACCGTCGCCCGCACGCTGGTGCTCTATGCCGGCACCCGCTTCGAGGAAGCGCCGACGGCGGCGCTTCTGGCGCGGCCCGCCAATCCCTACACGCGCGGCCTGATCGGCGCGATGCCCCGGCGGCGGACAAACGCGAGCGGCGGCCGCCAGCGCCTCACGGTGATCCCCGGCACGGTGCCGGCCTTTGGCGCGCTGCCGCCCGGCTGCCGCTTTGCCAATCGCTGCCCCGACCACATTCCCGCCTGCGACGCCGGGGAACCGGCCTGGCGCCCGATCGGCCCGGACCGCGCGGTCCGCTGCATCCGGGCGACCGGCGAGGGTATCGACGGATGA
- a CDS encoding ABC transporter substrate-binding protein translates to MPIRPAGLPVLAALAMLVAAAFPGAVLAQPRDTVTVGMAIEPAGLDPTAAAPVAIGQVTWQNIYEGLTRIDRDGAVQPQLAREWSISEDGLTYVFTLRDDVSFSNGVAFTAETAKFTLDRARGEASTNPQKQFFATILSVEATDPQTLTVTLSQPTGNLLYWLAWPAAVMVEPGSAATNNVRPVGTGPFELAEWRQGDRIELRRRDDYWNPDDRPALAAATFRFLADPQAQAAAIRSGDIDAIPEFAAPELYAALEDEADLTTVVGNTELKVVAGLNGRKAPFDDPRVRQALMMAVDRNALIEGVHAGYGEPIGSHYTPNDPGYVDLTAVHPYDPAAAKRLLAEAGYPDGFSLSIKTPQMSYAIRSAEVLQAFLAEIGVTLEIVPTEFPARWVDEVFTRHDFDMTIVAHAEPLDIGIYARPDYYFGYANPAFDAAIVAAETATDPEERLARYGDAQRILADEVPALYLFVMPKLGVWNAALTGLWENEPIPSNDLTDVAWSN, encoded by the coding sequence ATGCCGATCCGTCCTGCCGGACTTCCGGTCCTCGCCGCCCTTGCGATGCTGGTGGCGGCTGCCTTTCCGGGCGCCGTCCTGGCCCAGCCCCGCGACACCGTCACCGTCGGCATGGCGATCGAGCCGGCGGGCCTCGATCCGACCGCCGCGGCCCCGGTCGCCATCGGCCAGGTGACCTGGCAGAACATCTACGAGGGGCTGACGCGGATCGACCGCGACGGCGCGGTCCAGCCGCAGCTGGCGCGGGAATGGAGCATTTCCGAGGACGGCCTCACCTACGTCTTCACGCTCCGCGACGACGTCAGCTTCTCCAACGGCGTGGCGTTCACCGCCGAGACGGCGAAATTCACCCTCGACCGGGCCCGGGGCGAGGCCTCGACCAACCCGCAGAAGCAGTTCTTCGCGACGATCCTCTCGGTGGAGGCGACCGACCCGCAAACGCTGACCGTGACGCTGTCGCAGCCGACCGGCAACCTGCTCTACTGGCTCGCCTGGCCGGCGGCGGTGATGGTCGAACCCGGTTCGGCGGCGACCAACAATGTCCGACCGGTCGGCACAGGGCCGTTCGAGCTCGCCGAATGGCGGCAGGGCGACCGCATCGAGCTGCGCCGCCGGGACGACTACTGGAACCCGGACGACCGGCCGGCGCTGGCGGCCGCGACGTTCCGCTTCCTCGCCGATCCGCAGGCGCAGGCGGCGGCGATCCGCAGCGGCGACATAGACGCCATTCCGGAATTCGCCGCGCCGGAACTCTACGCCGCGCTGGAAGACGAGGCCGACCTCACCACGGTCGTCGGCAATACCGAGCTCAAGGTCGTCGCCGGGCTGAACGGCCGCAAGGCCCCGTTCGACGATCCGCGCGTGCGCCAGGCGCTGATGATGGCGGTCGATCGCAACGCCCTGATCGAAGGCGTCCATGCCGGCTACGGCGAGCCGATCGGCAGCCACTACACGCCGAACGATCCGGGCTATGTCGATCTGACCGCGGTGCATCCCTACGATCCGGCAGCGGCGAAGCGGCTGCTGGCGGAAGCCGGCTATCCGGACGGCTTTTCGCTGTCGATCAAGACGCCGCAGATGTCCTACGCCATCCGCTCCGCCGAGGTGCTGCAGGCCTTCCTTGCCGAGATCGGCGTGACGCTCGAGATCGTGCCCACCGAGTTTCCGGCGCGGTGGGTCGACGAGGTGTTCACCCGGCACGATTTCGACATGACCATCGTCGCGCATGCCGAGCCGCTCGACATCGGCATCTATGCGCGGCCGGACTATTATTTCGGCTATGCCAATCCGGCCTTCGACGCCGCCATCGTCGCGGCGGAGACCGCCACCGATCCCGAGGAGCGGCTCGCCCGATACGGCGACGCCCAGCGAATCCTCGCCGACGAGGTGCCGGCCCTCTACCTTTTCGTGATGCCCAAGCTCGGCGTCTGGAACGCCGCGCTCACCGGCCTGTGGGAGAACGAGCCGATCCCCTCCAACGACCTGACCGACGTCGCGTGGAGCAACTGA
- a CDS encoding bifunctional acetate--CoA ligase family protein/GNAT family N-acetyltransferase, which produces MSIRNFDAIFSPRAIALVGASNEPGTVGRVLAENLLRGGFAGPVMTVNPHEFAIQSTLNYRSIEALPVTPDLAVVATPAASVPGVIGELARRGCRAAVVISAGLGVDADGRDLKQAMLDAARPHLMRIVGPNCIGVISPAKGINASFAHLTPRSGDIALVSQSGAIVTSVLDWADERGIGFSHVMSLGDMGDVDFGDMLDFLAGDRATRSILLYVENVTHAKKFMSAARIAARAKHVVVIKAGRSAEGARAAQSHTGALAGSDVVYDAAFRRAGLLRVGQLDEMFEAAATLATRLRVVDDRLTILTNGGGAGVLAVDALEAEGGRLAQLSEAAIARLDAVMPAAWSRGNPVDIVGDADGARYAAALAVLGEEQDSDAILVINCPTAVADPMQGALAVAEATVQRPGLPILTTWLGGTAAAPARDFFATRKIATFDGPDKAIRAFMHLHRYRRNQEMLMETPAAGVVISPADLEAARTLVRQALAAGSTMLTEPESKQLLALFGIPIVRTLLAAAPEAAAARFAEIGGPAVLKIVSPAISHKSDVGGVRLDIRSADEMAAAAKAMLQSIRQAMPDTPLDGFSVQPMVVRTDAQELIAGIASDPTFGPVVLFGRGGKATEVIGDRAIGLPPLNSVLAREMIVSTRISKLLAGFRDVPPVPLDKIADVLIRLSELAVLLPEVAELDINPLLANAGGVIALDARVSIRAVAGAVVGPAIRPYPREFEQRIEIGDGTKLLLRPIRPEDEGALVAMVERCTPRDLRLRFMGQMRAFPHQTAARFSQIDYDREMALVAMGEADASGTVPILGVVRLVSDPENEAAEFAVLVRSDMKGRGLGYRLMTAILDYGRRRGLKRIYGEILRENATMLRMARELGFETADTDPQDDTVKVVVAVDSLPAG; this is translated from the coding sequence ATGAGCATCCGCAATTTCGACGCGATCTTCTCGCCCCGCGCCATCGCCCTTGTCGGCGCCAGCAACGAGCCGGGGACGGTCGGGCGGGTGTTGGCGGAGAACCTGCTGCGCGGCGGGTTCGCCGGACCGGTGATGACCGTCAATCCGCATGAATTCGCCATCCAGTCGACGCTGAACTACCGCTCGATCGAGGCCTTGCCGGTCACGCCGGACCTCGCGGTGGTGGCGACGCCGGCGGCCTCTGTGCCGGGCGTCATCGGCGAGCTGGCGCGGCGCGGCTGCCGTGCCGCCGTGGTGATCAGCGCCGGGCTGGGGGTCGACGCGGACGGCCGCGACCTCAAGCAGGCGATGCTGGATGCCGCCCGGCCGCATCTGATGCGCATCGTCGGGCCGAACTGCATCGGCGTGATCTCTCCCGCGAAGGGGATCAACGCCAGCTTCGCGCATCTGACGCCGCGCTCCGGCGACATCGCCCTCGTCAGCCAGTCCGGCGCCATCGTCACCTCGGTGCTCGACTGGGCGGACGAGCGCGGCATCGGCTTCTCGCACGTGATGTCGCTCGGCGACATGGGCGACGTCGATTTCGGCGACATGCTGGACTTCCTCGCCGGCGACCGGGCGACGCGCTCGATCCTGCTCTATGTCGAGAACGTCACCCACGCGAAGAAATTCATGTCCGCCGCGCGCATCGCCGCCCGCGCCAAGCATGTCGTGGTGATCAAGGCGGGGCGCAGCGCCGAGGGCGCGCGCGCCGCCCAGTCGCATACCGGGGCGCTGGCCGGATCCGACGTCGTCTACGACGCCGCCTTCCGCCGCGCCGGCCTGTTGCGGGTCGGCCAGCTCGACGAGATGTTCGAGGCGGCCGCGACGCTGGCGACACGGCTGCGCGTCGTCGACGACCGGCTGACCATCCTGACCAATGGCGGCGGCGCCGGCGTGCTGGCGGTGGACGCGCTGGAGGCCGAGGGCGGCCGGCTGGCGCAGCTCAGCGAAGCGGCGATCGCCCGGCTCGACGCGGTGATGCCGGCGGCCTGGTCGCGCGGTAACCCCGTCGACATCGTCGGTGATGCCGACGGCGCACGCTACGCCGCGGCCCTCGCCGTGCTCGGCGAGGAGCAGGACAGCGACGCGATCCTGGTGATCAACTGCCCGACCGCCGTCGCCGACCCGATGCAGGGGGCGCTGGCGGTGGCCGAGGCGACGGTGCAGCGGCCGGGCCTGCCGATCCTGACCACCTGGCTCGGCGGCACCGCGGCGGCGCCGGCGCGGGACTTCTTCGCCACCCGGAAGATCGCCACCTTCGACGGGCCGGACAAGGCGATCCGCGCCTTCATGCATCTTCACCGCTACCGGCGGAACCAGGAGATGCTGATGGAGACGCCGGCGGCGGGCGTGGTGATCAGCCCGGCCGATCTGGAGGCGGCACGCACGCTGGTGCGGCAGGCGCTGGCAGCCGGAAGCACCATGCTCACCGAGCCGGAGTCCAAGCAGCTGCTGGCGCTGTTCGGCATCCCGATCGTCAGGACGCTGCTGGCCGCGGCCCCGGAGGCAGCCGCCGCACGCTTCGCCGAAATCGGCGGGCCGGCCGTGCTGAAGATCGTCTCGCCGGCGATCAGCCACAAATCCGATGTCGGCGGGGTACGCCTCGACATCCGCTCCGCCGACGAGATGGCGGCGGCGGCCAAGGCGATGCTGCAGTCGATCCGCCAGGCGATGCCGGACACGCCGCTCGACGGCTTCTCGGTGCAGCCGATGGTGGTCCGTACCGACGCGCAGGAACTCATCGCCGGCATCGCGTCAGACCCGACCTTCGGCCCGGTCGTGCTGTTCGGGCGGGGCGGCAAGGCGACGGAAGTGATCGGCGACCGGGCGATCGGCCTGCCGCCGCTGAACTCGGTGCTGGCGCGGGAAATGATCGTCTCGACCCGGATTTCCAAGCTGCTCGCCGGCTTCCGCGACGTGCCGCCGGTCCCCCTGGACAAAATCGCCGACGTGCTGATCCGCCTGTCCGAACTGGCGGTGCTGCTGCCGGAAGTCGCCGAGCTCGACATCAACCCGCTGCTCGCCAATGCTGGCGGGGTGATCGCCCTGGATGCCCGGGTCAGCATCCGTGCCGTCGCGGGGGCGGTCGTCGGCCCGGCCATCCGGCCCTACCCGCGGGAATTCGAGCAACGCATCGAGATCGGCGACGGCACGAAGCTGCTGCTGCGGCCGATCCGCCCGGAGGACGAGGGGGCGCTGGTCGCGATGGTCGAGCGCTGCACGCCGCGCGACCTGCGGCTGCGGTTCATGGGGCAGATGCGGGCCTTCCCGCACCAGACAGCCGCGCGCTTCTCGCAGATCGACTACGACCGGGAGATGGCGCTGGTGGCGATGGGGGAGGCCGATGCAAGCGGCACGGTCCCCATCCTCGGCGTGGTGCGGCTGGTTTCGGACCCCGAGAACGAGGCGGCCGAGTTCGCGGTGCTGGTGCGCTCCGACATGAAGGGCCGTGGGCTCGGCTACCGGTTGATGACGGCGATCCTCGACTATGGCCGGCGGCGGGGCCTGAAGCGCATCTACGGCGAAATACTGCGCGAGAACGCCACCATGCTGCGCATGGCCCGGGAACTCGGCTTCGAGACGGCGGATACCGATCCGCAGGACGACACGGTCAAGGTCGTGGTGGCGGTCGACAGCCTGCCGGCCGGATGA
- a CDS encoding oligopeptide/dipeptide ABC transporter ATP-binding protein codes for MSAPLLAVEAVSKRYGTGGLFNLRPRLQALDRVSLAIAPGEIHGIVGESGSGKSTLARIVAALERPDGGRVLLEGEDLHTLLRGALRTKRRDVQMVFQDPYGSLDPRQRVGRIVAEPLHLLDPGPGRAERAARVAAVLESVGLAAADAARRPHEFSGGQRQRIAIARALVTRPKLLVADEAVSALDLSVQAQILNLFLDLSEQDGLAILFISHNLSAVAAIADTVSVMYRGRIVETGPAGAILADPRHPYTIALASADPALDLPETLRARPSAAQGPMPAAAMTGGCPYRGSCPIAAPICAEEPRLRLIDAERQCSCHFAEGPATASS; via the coding sequence ATGAGCGCGCCGCTGCTCGCCGTCGAGGCGGTCTCGAAACGCTATGGCACCGGGGGGCTGTTCAATCTCCGGCCACGCTTGCAGGCGCTCGACCGCGTCAGCCTGGCGATCGCGCCCGGCGAGATCCACGGCATCGTCGGCGAGAGCGGGTCCGGCAAGTCGACGCTGGCGCGCATCGTCGCGGCACTGGAGCGGCCGGATGGCGGCCGCGTGCTGCTCGAGGGCGAGGACCTGCACACCCTTCTCCGCGGCGCCCTGCGGACGAAGCGGCGGGACGTCCAGATGGTGTTCCAGGACCCCTACGGCTCGCTCGATCCGCGCCAGCGCGTCGGGCGGATCGTGGCCGAGCCGCTGCATCTCCTCGATCCTGGGCCGGGCCGGGCGGAACGCGCGGCGCGGGTGGCGGCGGTGCTGGAGAGCGTCGGCCTGGCGGCGGCGGACGCGGCGCGCCGGCCGCACGAGTTCTCCGGCGGGCAGCGCCAGCGCATCGCCATCGCCCGCGCGCTGGTCACCCGGCCGAAGCTCCTGGTCGCCGACGAGGCGGTGTCGGCGCTCGACCTTTCGGTCCAGGCGCAGATCCTCAACCTGTTCCTCGACCTCTCGGAACAGGACGGGCTCGCCATCCTGTTCATCAGCCACAATCTGTCGGCCGTCGCCGCGATCGCCGACACGGTTTCGGTGATGTATCGCGGCCGGATCGTCGAGACCGGGCCGGCCGGCGCGATCCTCGCCGATCCCCGGCATCCCTACACGATCGCCCTGGCGTCGGCCGATCCCGCCCTCGACCTGCCGGAGACGCTACGTGCCCGACCGTCGGCCGCGCAGGGTCCCATGCCTGCCGCCGCCATGACCGGCGGATGTCCGTATCGCGGCTCCTGCCCCATTGCTGCCCCGATCTGCGCCGAGGAACCAAGGCTGCGCCTGATCGACGCGGAACGGCAATGCTCCTGTCATTTCGCCGAAGGGCCTGCAACAGCGTCGTCATGA
- the cpdR gene encoding cell cycle two-component system response regulator CpdR, with amino-acid sequence MSKILLAEDDNDMRRFLAKALERAGYEVVTYDNGGSAYERLREEPFSLLLTDIVMPEMDGIELARRATELDPDLKVMFITGFAAVALHPDSKAPKDAKILSKPFHLRELVDEVAKMLADAA; translated from the coding sequence ATGTCAAAGATCCTACTGGCCGAAGACGACAACGACATGCGCCGCTTCCTCGCCAAGGCGCTGGAGCGCGCCGGCTACGAGGTCGTCACCTACGACAATGGCGGCAGTGCCTATGAGCGTCTCCGCGAGGAGCCGTTCTCGCTGCTCCTGACCGACATCGTCATGCCGGAGATGGACGGTATCGAGCTGGCACGGCGTGCCACCGAGCTCGATCCCGACCTCAAGGTCATGTTCATCACCGGCTTCGCGGCCGTCGCGCTGCATCCCGATTCCAAGGCTCCGAAGGACGCGAAGATCCTCTCGAAGCCGTTCCACCTGCGCGAACTGGTGGACGAAGTGGCGAAAATGCTCGCCGACGCGGCCTGA
- a CDS encoding ABC transporter permease translates to MSAAVAATRTRRAGPGWRLATGGTIVVVLVAVALLSLVWTPAIPTKLDIAARLRPPLQGGLFGTDQLGRDVLSLLMAGAVNSLAIAAAAVTIGASAGTVLGLVAAARRGWIDGLLMRAMDVVFAFPPILSAMMLAGLLGTGMTNAIAAIAVFMVPVFARVTRGAAMRILARDYILAARGAGKSGPRIAIEHVLPNISGDLIVQATIQLGLAILTEAGLSFLGLGLAPPAPSWGRMLADSQTYLGTAPWLAIAPGLAIATAVLGLNLLGDGLRDRLDPRRDLAR, encoded by the coding sequence ATGAGCGCCGCCGTCGCGGCGACGCGGACGCGCAGGGCCGGGCCCGGATGGCGCCTCGCCACGGGCGGCACCATCGTCGTCGTGCTGGTCGCCGTCGCGCTACTGTCGCTGGTCTGGACCCCGGCCATCCCGACGAAGCTGGACATCGCCGCGCGGCTTCGCCCGCCGCTGCAGGGCGGCCTGTTCGGCACCGACCAGCTCGGCCGCGACGTGCTGTCGCTGCTGATGGCGGGAGCGGTCAATTCGCTGGCGATCGCCGCGGCCGCCGTGACCATCGGGGCGAGCGCCGGCACGGTTCTCGGCCTGGTCGCCGCGGCGCGCCGGGGCTGGATCGACGGGCTGCTGATGCGGGCGATGGACGTCGTCTTCGCGTTTCCGCCGATCCTCTCCGCGATGATGCTGGCCGGGCTGCTCGGCACCGGCATGACCAACGCCATCGCCGCGATCGCGGTGTTCATGGTGCCGGTCTTCGCCCGCGTCACCCGCGGCGCGGCGATGCGCATCCTCGCCCGCGACTACATCCTCGCCGCGCGCGGCGCCGGCAAGAGCGGCCCGCGCATCGCCATCGAGCACGTGCTGCCGAACATTTCGGGCGACCTCATCGTCCAGGCGACGATCCAGCTCGGCCTCGCGATCCTCACAGAGGCGGGGCTCAGCTTCCTCGGCCTGGGGCTGGCGCCGCCGGCGCCCAGCTGGGGGCGGATGCTGGCCGATTCGCAGACCTATCTCGGCACCGCGCCCTGGCTCGCCATCGCGCCCGGCCTTGCCATCGCGACCGCGGTGCTCGGCCTCAACCTCCTGGGTGACGGGCTGCGGGACCGGCTGGACCCGCGCCGGGACCTCGCCCGATGA
- a CDS encoding class I SAM-dependent methyltransferase encodes MTTPGILDKAFAAGDTAAVIAAGLAEEKARTVLDIGTGSGKLARALGERGYAVTGIDPNADAIGQAKSEVPDAQFSVGTAEALPYPDGSFDAAVFLNSLHHVPVDGMATALAEAARVTRRGGAVFVVEPLAEGPHFEAMRPVEDETAIRDAAARAVADAVRNRLLELRGNVVYQRQEPYADVEAFIARLVAIAPARAAIVAERRDEVARLFEAGAVAGPAGGKILAQPLRIYWLRVPA; translated from the coding sequence ATGACGACGCCGGGCATTCTGGACAAGGCCTTCGCGGCCGGCGACACGGCCGCGGTCATCGCAGCGGGTCTGGCCGAGGAGAAGGCGCGCACGGTGCTCGACATCGGCACCGGCAGCGGCAAGCTCGCCAGGGCACTCGGCGAGCGCGGCTACGCCGTCACCGGGATCGACCCGAATGCCGACGCGATCGGGCAGGCCAAGAGCGAGGTTCCGGACGCGCAGTTCTCTGTCGGCACCGCCGAGGCCCTGCCCTATCCGGACGGCAGCTTCGACGCGGCGGTGTTCCTCAACTCGCTGCATCATGTTCCCGTGGACGGCATGGCGACGGCGCTCGCGGAAGCCGCACGGGTCACCCGCCGCGGCGGCGCGGTCTTCGTGGTTGAGCCGCTGGCGGAAGGGCCGCATTTCGAGGCGATGCGGCCGGTGGAAGACGAGACGGCGATCCGGGACGCCGCGGCGCGCGCCGTCGCCGATGCGGTGCGGAACCGGTTGCTCGAACTGCGCGGCAACGTCGTCTACCAGCGCCAGGAGCCATACGCCGACGTCGAGGCGTTCATCGCGCGGCTGGTCGCCATCGCCCCGGCACGGGCTGCGATCGTCGCCGAAAGACGCGACGAGGTGGCGCGGCTCTTCGAGGCCGGCGCGGTGGCCGGCCCGGCGGGCGGCAAGATCCTCGCCCAGCCGCTGCGGATCTACTGGCTCCGCGTCCCGGCCTGA